The Citrifermentans bemidjiense Bem genome window below encodes:
- a CDS encoding two-component system sensor histidine kinase NtrB: MLSICLLVFGIGTFAFLTLRREQMQLVNSARESSELLLNTIERSLYNSMRIGNTEDVKVILEMVGQSENLVGVRIFHPHGVILKSSNPNEVGRVVDERDYKLFLDNKREGVFNLDGHGEVLGMVKPIYNDRQCNLCHGSKSRIIGLLNVNYSLTETRNRIVELTKLFVMSTVAIIGFLSLAISLVMLKFVKKPLTQLAKNMARVEAGDLSVRMTPEGKDEIGRLIVSFDSMVDRLDRAKKELENFHFQQMERADRLASVGEMAAGIAHEIKNPLTGIAAAITVLKDDFAPEDGRIQIIGEVLEQISRLDKTVNDLLFFGKPTVAEPTCTDINSALKKILVFASQHRGGKNIEKRLELSENLPTVYVDPKQIQQVFLNLFLNAVQAMQAGGTLTVKSGLAKVEGVDMVQVRVTDTGQGIPPQILEKIFTPFFTTKAQGTGLGLAISHRLIEQHGGRLSVVSQDGMGTTFTVELPAYCPGQPGYSGPDAPPPTVCQ, translated from the coding sequence GTGCTCTCCATCTGTCTGCTCGTCTTCGGTATCGGGACCTTCGCCTTCCTGACGCTTCGGCGCGAGCAGATGCAGCTCGTCAATTCCGCTCGCGAATCGAGCGAACTCCTCTTGAACACCATCGAACGCTCCCTCTACAACTCCATGAGGATCGGCAACACCGAGGACGTGAAGGTGATCCTGGAGATGGTGGGGCAGAGCGAGAACCTGGTGGGGGTGCGCATCTTCCATCCCCACGGGGTCATCCTGAAGTCCTCCAACCCCAACGAGGTCGGGCGGGTGGTCGACGAGCGCGACTACAAGCTCTTCCTTGACAACAAGCGCGAAGGCGTCTTCAACCTTGACGGGCACGGCGAGGTGCTGGGGATGGTTAAGCCGATCTACAACGACCGTCAGTGCAACCTCTGCCATGGTTCCAAGAGCCGGATCATCGGTCTTTTGAACGTCAATTACTCCCTGACCGAGACACGGAACCGGATCGTGGAACTGACCAAGCTCTTCGTGATGTCCACCGTCGCCATCATCGGCTTTCTCTCCCTTGCCATCTCGCTGGTCATGCTGAAGTTCGTCAAGAAGCCGTTAACCCAGCTTGCCAAGAACATGGCGCGCGTGGAGGCGGGGGATCTCTCGGTGCGCATGACCCCCGAGGGGAAGGACGAAATCGGGCGCCTGATCGTCTCCTTCGACTCCATGGTGGATCGGCTGGACCGGGCCAAGAAGGAGCTGGAGAACTTCCATTTCCAGCAGATGGAGCGCGCCGACCGCCTCGCCTCGGTGGGAGAGATGGCCGCCGGCATCGCCCACGAGATCAAGAACCCGCTTACCGGCATCGCCGCCGCCATCACGGTGCTCAAAGACGACTTCGCCCCGGAAGACGGCCGCATCCAGATCATCGGCGAGGTGCTGGAGCAGATCTCCCGGCTGGACAAGACGGTGAACGACCTGCTCTTCTTCGGCAAGCCCACCGTCGCCGAGCCGACCTGCACCGACATCAACTCGGCGCTCAAAAAGATACTGGTCTTCGCCTCGCAGCACCGTGGCGGCAAGAACATCGAAAAGCGCCTGGAACTGTCCGAAAATCTCCCCACCGTCTATGTGGACCCGAAGCAGATCCAGCAGGTCTTCCTGAACCTGTTCCTGAACGCGGTCCAGGCGATGCAGGCTGGGGGGACGCTCACCGTGAAGAGCGGGCTGGCCAAGGTCGAGGGGGTCGACATGGTGCAGGTGCGGGTGACCGACACCGGCCAGGGGATTCCGCCGCAGATCCTGGAGAAGATCTTCACCCCGTTTTTCACCACCAAGGCGCAGGGGACCGGTCTCGGCCTCGCCATCAGCCACCGCCTCATCGAGCAGCACGGCGGGAGGCTTTCCGTGGTGAGCCAGGACGGAATGGGAACCACCTTCACCGTGGAACTCCCCGCCTACTGCCCCGGGCAGCCGGGGTACTCCGGGCCTGACGCGCCCCCCCCGACGGTGTGCCAGTAA
- a CDS encoding sigma-54-dependent transcriptional regulator, translated as MRKIKIMVVDDEHLIRWSLEQNLKKQGYEVVTAGTGEDALRLAREEQPDLVLLDYHLPGINGLEVLQRIKELDEDILVIMVTAQGGLETAVNTMRHGAYDYINKPFNLDEMALVIRKALETSELRREVVQLRSEHKKQGPPTILGNSKHMKNVLEMMAKVAKSDASTVLVQGESGTGKELVAKYIHYESARAEKPFVAINCAAVPATLLESELFGHEKGAFTDAKNSKKGLFELADGGTVFLDEIGDMEIGMQAKLLRFLEDRTFRRIGGSKMIPVDVRIVSATNKDLLKAIEDKSFRNDLYYRLQVIPIFLPSLRERKEDILVLANYFIEVFSKEFGKPTKGISSMAEKLLVEYNWPGNIRELKNVIERAIILGNDENLLLENLPLEIVAKASQVTVPLTTFKLPPEGIDIEEVERELIKQSLEMTDYNQSKAAKKLNLGIDAFRYRMKKFGFLK; from the coding sequence ATGCGCAAGATAAAGATTATGGTCGTCGATGACGAGCACCTGATCCGCTGGTCTTTGGAGCAAAACCTGAAGAAGCAGGGATACGAAGTGGTCACCGCGGGGACCGGCGAAGACGCGCTCCGTCTGGCCCGCGAGGAGCAGCCCGACCTAGTGCTTCTGGATTACCATCTTCCCGGGATCAACGGTCTGGAGGTCCTGCAGCGGATCAAGGAGCTCGACGAGGACATCCTGGTCATCATGGTGACGGCGCAGGGGGGGCTGGAGACGGCCGTCAACACCATGCGCCACGGCGCCTATGATTACATCAACAAGCCGTTCAACCTGGACGAGATGGCGCTGGTGATCCGCAAGGCGCTGGAGACCTCGGAGCTGCGCCGCGAGGTGGTGCAGTTAAGGAGCGAGCACAAGAAGCAGGGACCGCCCACAATCCTGGGTAATTCCAAGCACATGAAAAACGTGCTGGAGATGATGGCCAAGGTCGCCAAGAGCGACGCCTCCACCGTGCTGGTGCAGGGGGAATCGGGAACCGGGAAGGAGTTGGTGGCGAAGTACATCCACTACGAGTCAGCCCGGGCCGAAAAGCCGTTCGTGGCCATCAACTGTGCGGCCGTACCTGCCACCCTTCTGGAGAGCGAGCTTTTCGGCCACGAGAAGGGGGCCTTTACCGATGCGAAGAACTCCAAGAAGGGTCTTTTCGAGCTGGCCGACGGCGGGACCGTGTTCCTTGATGAGATCGGGGACATGGAAATCGGGATGCAGGCGAAGCTGCTCCGCTTCCTGGAGGACCGGACCTTCCGGCGCATCGGCGGCTCGAAGATGATCCCGGTCGACGTCAGGATCGTCTCAGCGACCAACAAGGACCTCCTGAAGGCGATCGAGGACAAGAGCTTCAGGAACGACCTCTACTACCGGCTCCAGGTGATTCCGATCTTCCTCCCCTCGCTGCGCGAGCGCAAGGAGGACATCCTGGTGTTGGCCAACTACTTCATCGAGGTCTTCTCCAAGGAGTTCGGCAAGCCGACCAAAGGGATCTCCAGCATGGCGGAGAAGCTCCTGGTGGAATACAACTGGCCCGGCAACATCCGCGAGTTGAAGAACGTCATCGAGCGCGCCATCATCCTGGGTAACGACGAGAACCTCCTTTTGGAGAACCTGCCGCTGGAGATCGTCGCCAAGGCGAGTCAAGTCACCGTGCCGCTCACCACCTTCAAGCTCCCCCCCGAGGGGATCGACATCGAAGAGGTGGAGCGCGAGTTGATCAAGCAGTCGCTGGAGATGACCGACTATAACCAGTCCAAAGCCGCCAAGAAGCTGAACCTGGGCATCGACGCCTTCCGTTACCGGATGAAGAAATTCGGGTTCCTTAAGTAG